A window of Clostridioides sp. ES-S-0010-02 genomic DNA:
AATATACTTGCACTATAAATATGACAAAAAATCAATATAAAAATGAGGTGAAATAAAATTTATGATAAGAAAATCAAATGATAAAGACATAAGTAAAATCATGGAAATATGGGAAGAAAGCACAATCAAAGCACATGACTTTATAAGTAAAGAATACTGGAAAAATAACTATAATACTGTCAAAAGTGAATATATACCCATATCAGATACATTTGTATATGATGATGGCGAAAAAATAAAAGGATTTATAAGCATAATAGAAAAAAGCTTTATAGGGGCCTTATTCATAAACTCAAACTATCAAAGTCTAGGAATAGGAAGTAAACTCTTAGACTATGCAACTAAAGAATATAAAAATTTAAACCTAGCAGTATACAAAGACAATAAAAAAGCAGTTGTATTTTATAATAAAAAAGGATTTAATATAATAAAAGAGCAAATAAATGAAGACTCAGGATTTAAAGAATACATAATGGAATATAGTAAATAACATTAATATATTCTATTAGAAGAATAATAAATGTATTTGTTATTCAGTTAGTATATTTGTAAAAATAATTTTTTAAATTATAAATTATATGTACTTGAGATATTAAAAATATAATGATATGGGAGGATAAAGTGAGGATAAAGTAATGAATAAAAGAGCATTTATGCATTATATTAGAATAAGAGGATAGCGCACAAGTTGTGGCTATTTTACAAAAACCTATAACATGATTTTATATAAGATAGAAAAATATACCTTATATAAGTAGCCATAATTTCGTGCTGTTTAAATTGAATAGTAATACTAAAACTATTTATGATAAAGAATTATTTGAATCAAGACATGAAATATATAATTCTAAAGTATATGATAATTTAATAGAAGAAATAAAGTATGTAATGCATAACCACATTTTAGATGCTAGATGTGGAGAAGGATATTTCTTAAATAAATTATATGAAGATAAAAATATTAAATATAATTTCTCCTGCAAATTATAAGGAATTTACAAGGGTTTTAACTGATGATGGGATAATAGCAAAGATTGTTCCAAAATCAAATTATTTAAAAGAAATAAGGACAAGTATACATGGAAATATAAAGAATAATGATTATGACAATAAAAACATTGTAGCTGTATTTAAAAAACATCTAAATGTGGTTTATGAAAATAGAATCAATTATAAAACTGATATAAGTGTGTTAAATTTAATGAATTTAGTCAAAATGACTCCTTTAACATCAACATTAGATGAAGAAGAGATTTTAAGGTTGATAAAGTCAGGGATATCTAATATAACAATTGATTTAAGAGTTATGGTCGGTACATTAAAGAGATAGAAAATAAAATTTGTCCAAAATTAATAAAAATTATATTACTAAAAATTGCTATGAAATTAGTCTAATAATATCTAATTTCATAGCAATTTTAATTACCATTAAAGTGTCTATGCAAAAAGCATTTAAATTATATCTCCAAATATGTCCACAAAAATTTCTATAATAATATTTAATAACATAGTATTCTTATTTGAAATTATTTTTAAAATATAAAATATTAAAGCTTAAAATATTCTCGTTGAGAAGAATCTATTTCAGAACCACAATTGCTACAACAATAAGACGTTGAAACATACCCAAATTCTTCAGTATTCTCATTAAACTCCATTTTTTTCTTTGCAATAATTCCTACTTTAGTTAAGCTAGAACCACAATTATCACAGTTTTGAATTTTACATATACTATACAATTTGTCAGTAGTTACATTCTCTATTAATTTATCACAATTACAACATTTAATAGAAGAAATCTCATTAGATACTTCAATCGGTTCAGCATCTTGAAAAGAAAATTTATATGTTATATCATTTGACACTCTATAGCCTGTATCAAAAATATTTGTATTACAATTTGGACACATATATTTTGGAATATATACATCTTTTTTTTCAAAAGTGTCCTTTTCAGTATTGCGATTTGAATCATCTAAAGAGGAGTTTTCACCTATGGTATATTTTTTATTTAAGTTTAAAAGGTAATTGTAAATCTTTTTATCTTTCTTTTGTTTTGCTGTGTATAAAAAATGACTCATTATATCTGGATAGTCTTTATTTTTTGATGGCATATTTAAATCTATATAATTGTTTTCAATTGCAAAAGATAGTATATTGTAATAATCATATTTTACTGCAAAAAATAATAACATTTCATCAAAAACTTTATCTACTATCTTATCAGAAATACTTATCCAAAAATCTGGGGATTCTAGATAAACTTTTTTACTAAGTTCATCTAGTTCTTTATCTATGTTGTTTAATTGATTTTCATTAGTTTTCATATTGTCACTTCCTTGTTAATTTATTATATGAAATAAAATCTCATATAAAATATATCATATTATAATTTACAAGTATAGGGCAAATAGATTTGTTTATAAGTAAAATTTTATAAATAACCATTAAAACATAAAGGATTAGAAGCAAGTTTACTTATAAATTGAATGTAAACCTATATAATGTTTTAGGTTGACAAAAAAACAGCTTTCTTTTATACTAAAACAAAGCTTTAATAGAAGATTTGTATATGTACATATAAACTAAATTGAATAAGACATATGAAGGGAATTATGAAAATGAAAAATAATAGAGTAAATATTCAAGATTTAACTAAAATGTCAATATGTGTAGCATTATTATGTATATCATCATACATATATATACCATTACCATTTACACCAGCAGGAGTAACAGCACAAACAATAATGATAAATCTAATAGCTTTAATATTAACACCAAGACAAGCATTTAGTACAGTTGGTGTATACATAATGATAGGTTTAATTGGAATACCTGTATTTGGAGGAGGAGCATCTGGAATTGGTAAATTACTAAGTCCAACAGGTGGTTTTTATTTTGGATTCTTATTTGCAGCACTAATTATTAGCTTATTAAAAGGTAAAAATAATGATATTAAGAGATATATACCAATAACAATTTTTGTTGGTATGCCTATTATATATTTTATGGGAACAGTATTTATGTGTTACTTTAATCAAATGACGGTAGAAGCAGCACTTTTTGCAGCTGTTGTACCATTTTTAATTGGAGATACAATAAAAGCAATTATTGCATCTTTTTTAGGTGTTAAATTAAATAACGTACTAAAAAGAAATCTATGATGAAGAGAGGATATAATGTATGGAAGATGTTTTTATACTAGGAGGATTAAGAAGTCATATTGGTCTAAAAAATGGAATTTTTCAATGTGTTCAACCAGAATTACTAGGAGCAAAGGTTTTAAAACACCTAATTGAAAAGTATGAGATTGATAAGATTGATGAGATTATATGTGGAAATGCAGTTGGTACAGGAGGAAATATCACAAGATTAATGACTTTAACAGCGGGAATAGAAAGTAAAGTTCCTGCTTTTACTGTAGATATGCAATGTGCTTCTGCTATGATGAGCTTAGATATAGCATTTTCAAAGATTAAATCTGGGCAATGCGATTTAATTATTGCAGGAGGTTTTGAGAGTAGTTCTCTACAACCAATGCGTACATATCATAAAAACGATAGGAGGTATAATATTAATAATCCAAGCTATGCAGTTGCTCAATTTTCTCCAGATAATAATAGTGAGAATAGTATGCTTGAAGGTGCAGAAAGAGTGGCAAAGCTATATAAAATTGAGAAAGCAGAATTAGATTATTGGGTGAAAGAAAGTCATAGAAGAGCAAAAAACACAAGAGAAGAAAAATTTCTTGAAGATATTATATTTCCTATAGATAGCAATACATATGATGAAGGTATACGTGATAAAATGAGCCAAAGATTATTAGATAGGATACCTTCAATTTTAGGAAAGGGAAGTATTACAAATGCAGCAAATGCATGTCTTATTAATGATGGGGCTTCATTTCTTATTCTGTGTTCTAAAAAATATTTAGAGAATACAAAAAAGAATCCAAAGGCTAAAGTTATCAATTCTTGTACAATAGGAACAGAGCCACAATTAAGTCCAACATCTGCTATAAAAGCTATGGAGAGGCTTTTGGATATAGAAAAGCTTAACTATATGGACATATCTGCTATTGAATTTAATGAAGCATTTGCAGTTATAGATGTTTTATTTCAAAGAAAATATCCAGAATTAATTGATAGATATAATATATTTGGAGGGGCTTTAGCATATGGTCATCCATATGGTGCTTCTGGTGCAATTATTGCGTTACATCTTTTAAAAGCACTTGAAAAGACTAATGGAAAGTATGGAATTTGCTCTATAGCAGCTGCTGGAGGATTGGGTTCTGCTTTATTGATTGAAAGGGTGTAGATTATGAATTACTATGAACTTTTAAAAGTAAAAAGAAACAACTATAAAGATAAAGATTTTTTGATTATAGATGGAGAAAAATATACTTATGACAATATATTAAGAGATAGTGAGGAGATTGGGAGACAGATTTCTATAGGTGAAAATATTCCTGTTTTAATTTATTCTAAAAATATAAAGTTCCAATTAGTAAGTTTTTTAGGTGTTAACTATTCAAATAATGTTCCTATCATTTGTCATTATAATCTTTCTAAAATAGTATTAAGTGATATTTTAATAAAGAATAATATTTCAATTGTTATATCCGATGAGAATATAGATATAAATGATTTATCTAATGGTAGTTGCAATAGAATATTAAAGGTAGCTAATTCTTCTACAGAACATTATAGTATAAATGTATATCAATATAATAATATTTTAAACTATTTAGATAAAGAGATTTGTATGGGAGCTTTATCTTCAGGCTCTACAAATGTACCAAAAGTATTATATAGAACATATGAAAGCTGGGCTGGATTTTTTCCTATACAAAATGAAATTTTCCATATTTCTGAGGACTCTATTTTATTTATCAATGGAACACTTAGTTTTACAGGAAATCTAAATTCTATAATGTCAGTACTATATGAAGGTGGTAGTGTTGTAATAAATTCAGGTTTAAATTGTAAAACATGGATAAATGTAATAAAACAATATAATATAACTAATATATATCTTATACCTACAAAGCTTCAGTTACTGGTTAAATATTTAAGTGAGATAATAGTTAAGGTTAGAAGTGTTTTTACAGGTTCTCAATTGTTGTTTGAGGATACAGCAATAAAAATAAAAAAATATATGCCAGATTCTGAAATCATTTTATATTATGGAGCAAGTGAATTAAACTACATTACATATTTGTGTTATGATGAATTGATTGAGAAACCACTAAGTGTAGGTAAACCATTTCCAAAAATAGATGTATATATTAAGGATGGAATAATTTTTGTAAATACCAAATATGCAGTATATAATGCATCAGAGCCTTATTCTGTCAATGACATTGGATATTTTGATGATGATGGATATTTGATATTTGAAGGAAGAAGTGATGATGTTGTAAACATTGGTGGATTTAAAGTCAGTTCTATCAAACTTGAAAATATAGTAAAAAGAATTCCTCAAGTTGAAGATGCAGTTGCATTACCTTATTTAGATACTATAAGGGGAAGTCAAATTGCATTATTTGTAACAACCATAGGTAAGATTACAAAAAAGGATTTATTGATTATGATTAGAAATTATTTAATTAGAAATGAAATTCCAAGAAAAATTATTTTTTTAGATTCATTACCATATACATCTTCTGAAAAGATAGATAGATTGGCACTATTAGAAATGTTAGAAGTATAATATTTAATAATTTTAGTGAACCAATATATTGATAAAAACATATTGTATATAGTAAAGGAGGCTTACAATATGTCAAATCAATACGATATAACTGTTATAGGCGGAGACCTGCGACAAGTGTACATGGTAAAAAAACTAATTAATAAAGGATATTCTGTAGTTATATATGGAATAGCAAATGAAATTATAAATGGAATCGCTGGAAAAGCAACTTCACTAGCTGAAGCACTATCCAAAAGTTCCATTATTTTATGTCCAATTCCATTTACAAAAAATCAATTTAGTATTGAAAATACTGATGGTTGTCTCGATGCTACTATTGATAACTTGTTAATTAACTTATCTCCTAATCAAATACTATTTGGAGGAAACATACCAACTAAAGTTTACAAATTTTGTGAGCAACACTCTATTCAGGTTTATGATTTTATGAAGATGAATGATGTTGCTATTTTAAATGCAGTTGCTACAGCTGAAGGAGCTATAGCAGAAGCGATTAAAAGAAGTCTAATCAATATGCACCAAAGTAACTGTCTAGTACTAGGCTTTGGAAGGTGTGCACAAATACTTGCTAAAAAATTATATGCTTTAGATGCAAATGTATGTGTTGGAGCAAGAAATAATGATGCAAGGAGTACGGCTAATGCATTTGGGTATTCTAGTATTTCTTTAAATCAACTTGATGAAAATCTTTTAAAGTTTGATTATATTTTTAATACCATACCAGAATGTATTTTAACAAAAGAAAAATTAGAAAAAGTATCAAGAGAAGTAACTATTATAGATATAGCTTCTTCTCCTGGTGGATTAGATTATTCTGTTACACAAAATTTAGGTATTAATGCAAATCTTTGTCTTGGGCTTCCTGGTAAATACTCACCAAAGACATCTGGTGAAATTCTTGTTAACGCTATAGAAAATATTATAAATGAAAGAAGGGATTAGAGATGAGACTTGAAGGACTTACAATTGGAGTAGGATTTACTGGTTCGTTTTGTACTTATGATAAAATATTTATAGAGTTAGAGAATTTGGTAAAAGCAGGAGCAAATGTACACACTATATTTTCAGATGTATCACAAAATATAGATTGTAGATTTGGAAATTCTGAGGAATTTATGAAAAAAGCATATGAACTGACAGGAAATAAACCTATTGTTACAATTGAAGAAGCAGAACCATTTGGACCTAAAGGAATTGCTGATATTATAATAATAGCCCCTTGTACTGGAAATACTGCTGCTAAGCTAGCAAATGGCATTACAGACTCTCCAGTATTGATGGCAGCAAAAGGTCATCTTCGCAATGATAAACCACTTGTAGTATCAATATCAACTAATGATGCTCTAAGTTTTAATTTCAAAAACATTGGAACTCTTCTTAACTCTAAAAACATATATTTTGTACCTTTTGGTCAAGATAATTGTAATGCAAAGCCTAATTCTATGATTGCACATACAGAGTTAATAATTCCAACAATAGAGCTTGCTCTTGATAATAAACAGTTACAACCTGTTATAAAAAGTCCACATCAATAGATTAATGATGTAATCTGATATACATGTATATTTAGTAATATTAACAAAGTCCAGCAATCTTATTTGCTGGACTTTAACTTGTAATATATTAAGTATATTTTATTTCACAGTATATAAAAATTATCAGTGTGTATATCTCTAATTATAATACATATTATAACTGTTTGTATATCTCAGAGTATTTAATTTACTCTTTAAGTCTTTATTTTCTTCTTAATGTATTTTTTTTTATAACTTTTATACAATACTATACTTGAAAAAAATCTTTTGATTTTTTCATTAAAAAAATGAAAAGATAAGTGTTAAAATAATAACGTTATCCTTAAGTATTGAGATGAATTTATTCACGATTTATATAAAAAATAAAGTAATATATAATTAATCTAGATATTTGTAAAGTATATTATTATTAATATAAATAATATAATACTAAACAAAAAATAAAATGTTAAAAAAATAACTTGAAAATGCAAAGACAACATGCTATACTGTTAATAAATTAACAGAAAAAGAAGATTATACTATTCTAGGAGGGCATTGAAATGGCTAATAAAGAACAGACTATAATAGAAAATAAAAGGGGAGAAGAAGCTATGGCAGATAATGCATGCGTTGTAAATAATGTTGAAAATTTAGTTAAAAAATTAGCAAAAATTAGAGAAGCTCAAAGAATCTTTGCTACATACACTCAAGAGCAAGTAGATAAGATTTTTTTAGCAGCATCTTTAGCAGCTAATAAGCAAAGAGTTCCTCTAGCTATAATGGCACAAAAAGAAACTGGTATGGGAATTGCTGAGGATAAAGTTATAAAGAATCACTATGCATCAGAATATATATACAATGCATATAAAGAAACTAAAACTTGTGGTGTTATAGAGAGAGATGAAGCCTTTGGTATGACTAAAATAGCTGAGCCAATAGGAGTTGTTGCAGCAGTTATACCTACAACTAATCCAACTTCTACTGCTATATTTAAATCACTTTTAGCTCTAAAAACTAGAAATGGAATAATATTTTCTCCACATCCAAGAGCAAAAAATTCTACTATAGAGGCAGCAAAGGTAGTTCTTGAAGCTGCTGTTCTGGCTGGAGCTCCTGAAGGTATAATCGGATGGATTGATGAGCCATCTTTGGAATTAACTACGACTGTTATGAAGGAAGTTGACTTAACTCTTGCTACAGGAGGTCCTGGAATGGTTAAATCAGCATATTCATCTGGAAAACCAGCT
This region includes:
- a CDS encoding N-acetyltransferase; amino-acid sequence: MIRKSNDKDISKIMEIWEESTIKAHDFISKEYWKNNYNTVKSEYIPISDTFVYDDGEKIKGFISIIEKSFIGALFINSNYQSLGIGSKLLDYATKEYKNLNLAVYKDNKKAVVFYNKKGFNIIKEQINEDSGFKEYIMEYSK
- the dpsA gene encoding dipicolinate synthase subunit DpsA; its protein translation is MSNQYDITVIGGDLRQVYMVKKLINKGYSVVIYGIANEIINGIAGKATSLAEALSKSSIILCPIPFTKNQFSIENTDGCLDATIDNLLINLSPNQILFGGNIPTKVYKFCEQHSIQVYDFMKMNDVAILNAVATAEGAIAEAIKRSLINMHQSNCLVLGFGRCAQILAKKLYALDANVCVGARNNDARSTANAFGYSSISLNQLDENLLKFDYIFNTIPECILTKEKLEKVSREVTIIDIASSPGGLDYSVTQNLGINANLCLGLPGKYSPKTSGEILVNAIENIINERRD
- a CDS encoding acetyl-CoA C-acyltransferase; the protein is MEDVFILGGLRSHIGLKNGIFQCVQPELLGAKVLKHLIEKYEIDKIDEIICGNAVGTGGNITRLMTLTAGIESKVPAFTVDMQCASAMMSLDIAFSKIKSGQCDLIIAGGFESSSLQPMRTYHKNDRRYNINNPSYAVAQFSPDNNSENSMLEGAERVAKLYKIEKAELDYWVKESHRRAKNTREEKFLEDIIFPIDSNTYDEGIRDKMSQRLLDRIPSILGKGSITNAANACLINDGASFLILCSKKYLENTKKNPKAKVINSCTIGTEPQLSPTSAIKAMERLLDIEKLNYMDISAIEFNEAFAVIDVLFQRKYPELIDRYNIFGGALAYGHPYGASGAIIALHLLKALEKTNGKYGICSIAAAGGLGSALLIERV
- a CDS encoding dipicolinate synthase subunit B, which translates into the protein MRLEGLTIGVGFTGSFCTYDKIFIELENLVKAGANVHTIFSDVSQNIDCRFGNSEEFMKKAYELTGNKPIVTIEEAEPFGPKGIADIIIIAPCTGNTAAKLANGITDSPVLMAAKGHLRNDKPLVVSISTNDALSFNFKNIGTLLNSKNIYFVPFGQDNCNAKPNSMIAHTELIIPTIELALDNKQLQPVIKSPHQ
- a CDS encoding biotin transporter BioY, whose protein sequence is MKNNRVNIQDLTKMSICVALLCISSYIYIPLPFTPAGVTAQTIMINLIALILTPRQAFSTVGVYIMIGLIGIPVFGGGASGIGKLLSPTGGFYFGFLFAALIISLLKGKNNDIKRYIPITIFVGMPIIYFMGTVFMCYFNQMTVEAALFAAVVPFLIGDTIKAIIASFLGVKLNNVLKRNL
- a CDS encoding AMP-binding protein, translating into MNYYELLKVKRNNYKDKDFLIIDGEKYTYDNILRDSEEIGRQISIGENIPVLIYSKNIKFQLVSFLGVNYSNNVPIICHYNLSKIVLSDILIKNNISIVISDENIDINDLSNGSCNRILKVANSSTEHYSINVYQYNNILNYLDKEICMGALSSGSTNVPKVLYRTYESWAGFFPIQNEIFHISEDSILFINGTLSFTGNLNSIMSVLYEGGSVVINSGLNCKTWINVIKQYNITNIYLIPTKLQLLVKYLSEIIVKVRSVFTGSQLLFEDTAIKIKKYMPDSEIILYYGASELNYITYLCYDELIEKPLSVGKPFPKIDVYIKDGIIFVNTKYAVYNASEPYSVNDIGYFDDDGYLIFEGRSDDVVNIGGFKVSSIKLENIVKRIPQVEDAVALPYLDTIRGSQIALFVTTIGKITKKDLLIMIRNYLIRNEIPRKIIFLDSLPYTSSEKIDRLALLEMLEV